Below is a window of Streptomyces sp. WMMB303 DNA.
CGACCATGGACGGGTGATGGAGATTCCGCGCGGCAGTCTGGAAACGCAGACCTTCTACGAACAGGTCGGCGGCGAGGAGACGTTTCGACGGCTGGTGCACCGCTTCTACCAGGGGGTCGCCGAGGACCCCCTGCTGCGGCCCATGTATCCGGAGGAGGACCTGGGGCCGGCCGAGGAGCGGCTGGCGCTCTTCCTGATGCAGTACTGGGGCGGCCCCCGCACCTACAGCGACGCGCGGGGCCACCCGCGGCTGCGGATGCGGCACGCGCCCTTCACGGTGAACCGGGCCGCGCACGACGCCTGGCTACGGCACATGCGGGACGCGGTCGACAGCCTGGAGCTGCCCGCCCCGCTGGCGACCAAGCTCTGGGACTACCTGGTCTACGCCGCCGGCTCGCTGATCAACACCGCCGACTGACCGGCAGCGGCACGACGGCCGGGGCAGCACCCTCGGCGCGTTCCCGGCGGGCGCTGCTACGTAGGGCCCACCCGGTGCGGGTGGGCCCTACGCGCATGTTCCGAACCTTCCGAGCGCTCCGTACTTCCCGGCGGGCTTCCCCGGCGGCCGGAGCCGACGGTCACCCGGTGCCGGAAATACCGGATATACCGCTCACACCGGGGTGACGCTCAGCCCGCCGCCCGCTCCCGGACGCTCCCGACTGCGCACGGCCACCGACCCGTAGACGGTCCGCAGCCGCAGCCAGGCCCCCGACTCCAGCAGCGCCGCCGGATCCGTCCCGCGCAGGAAGCCGAGCGCGTGCGCCGCGTGCGCGGCGCGCAGCGGCAATTGCGTACGCCCCAGCGGCCGGGACCAGATCTCTTCGGCGAGCGCGTCCAGGGCCTGCCTGCCCCGGCGCTCGGGCGGCAGCTTCTCGGCCCGCTCCCGGAACTCACCGACCGCTGCGGCCGCCACCGACCCCACCGCGTCCACCGGCACCCGGGCGAACTCTTGCCAACCGCCGCGCGGCGGCAGCACACCCGCCCAGGACGGACCGGTCACGGCCTTCGGCACAGCGACGGCCTCCCGGTCCTCCTCGACGAGTTCCAGCAGCTCACCGGCGGCAACGGTCACATCGAGCTCCACCGGCTCCAGCAGCCGCCCGGTACGCACGGCCAGCACCTCGAAGCGGGCGGGCCTGGCGAACACCCCGGCCACCCCGCCGCCCGCCTGGATGCGCACCGCGGCGTTCTTCTCCCAGCGCACCAGCCGCTCCAGGAAGGCGGCGAGCCCCGCCGCCTCCCCGGGGTCGGCGAAGACCAGCCGGTCAGCCGCTGTGACTGTCATCGATGTACCCCTCCAGGAAGGAGCGCTCGGCGGCCGACAGCCGCCGCGGATAGCCCTCCTTCAGGTTGTACGGCACCACGACCGTCCGCGCCCGGACGAACGGGCCGCCCGCGGACACGGGGTCCGTGATCTCGTAGCCGAACGTCACCGACGCCGCGGTCAGCTTCACCACCCACGTCTCCACCGTGACCGGATCCGCCTGGTGGACCAGCTGCCGCAGATAGTCGATCTCGTGCCGCGCCACGACGGTGCCGCCCGTGAACGCCTCCGGGTCCGTCTCCCGCGCCGCCCGGGTCAGGAAATCGATCCGGGCCTCCTCCAGATAGCGGAGGTAGACGACGTTGTTGACGTGCCCGAAGGCGTCCATGTCCGACCAGCGCAGCGGACACCGGTAGCTGTGCCGCACGCGCTCAGCTCCGGGTGAGCTTCTTGTAGGTCGCGCGGTGCGGACGCGCCGCGTCCGGCCCCAGCCGCTCGATCTTGTTCTTCTCGTAGGACTCGAAGTTGCCCTCGAACCAGAACCACTTGCTCTCGCCCTCGTAGGCGAGGATGTGGGTGGCCACCCGGTCCAGGAACCAGCGGTCGTGGGAGACGACCACGGCACAGCCCGGGAAGTCCAGCAGCGCGTTCTCCAACGAGGAGAGCGTCTCCACATCCAGGTCGTTGGTCGGCTCGTCCAGCAGCAGCAGGTTGCCGCCCTGCTTGAGGGTGAGCGCCAGGTTCAGCCGGTTACGCTCACCGCCGGAGAGCACACCCGCGGGCTTCTGCTGGTCCGGGCCCTTGAACCCGAACGCGCTCACATAGGCGCGCGACGGCATCTCGACCTGGCCGACGTTGATGTAGTCCAACTCGTCGGAGACGACCGCCCACAGCGTCTTCTTCGCGTCGATGTTCGCGCGGCTCTGGTCGACGTAGGAGATCTTGACCGTGTCCCCGACCTTGATCGACCCGGAGTCGGCCCCCTCCAGCCCCTGGATCATCTTGAACAGCGTGGTCTTGCCCGCACCGTTCGGGCCGATCACGCCCACGATCCCGTTCCGCGGCAGCGTGAAGGACAGGTCGTCGATGAGCACCTTGTCACCGAACGCCTTGCTGAGGTTCTCCACCTCGACGACCACGTTGCCCAGCCGCGGCCCCGGCGGGATCTGGATCTCCTCGAAGTCCAGCTTCCGGGTCTTCTCCGCCTCGGCGGCCATCTCCTCGTACCGGGTCAGCCGCGCCCGCGACTTGGCCTGCCGCCCCTTGGCGTTGGAGCGGACCCACTCCAGCTCCTCCTTGAGGCGCTTCTGCCGCTTGGCGTCCTTCTGGCCCTCCACCTTGAGGCGGGACTGCTTCTTCTCCAGGTACGTGGAGTAGTTGCCCTCGTAGCCGATGGCACGGCCGCGGTCCAGCTCCATGATCCAGCCGGCCACGTTGTCCAGGAAGTAGCGGTCGTGGGTGATGGCCACGACGGTGCCCGGGTACTTGGCCAGGTGCTGCTCCAGCCACTGCACCGACTCGGCGTCCAGGTGGTTGGTCGGCTCGTCCAGCAGCAGCAGGTCGGGCTGCTCCAGCAGCAGCTTGCAGAGCGCGACGCGGCGCTTCTCACCACCGGAGAGGTTGGTGACCGGCCAGTCGCCGGGCGGGCAGCCCAGCGCGTCCATGGCCTGCTCGAGCTGCGCGTCCAGATCCCAGGCGTTCGCGTGGTCGAGCTTCTCCTGGAGCTTGCCCATCTCCTCCATCAGCTCGTCGGTGTACTCGGTCGCCATCTGCTCGGCGATCTGGTTGAACCGGTCGAGCTGCTGCTTGGTCTCCGCGACACCGTCCTGGACGTTCTCCAGCACCGTCTTGGACTCGTCCAGCGGCGGCTCCTGCAGCAGGATGCCCACGGTGTAGCCCGGCGACAGCATCGCGTCACCGTTGGAGGGCTGCTCCAGACCCGCCATGATCTTGAGCACGGTGGACTTGCCCGCGCCGTTGGGGCCCACGACACCGATCTTCGCGCCGGGCAGGAAGCTCAAGGTGACGTCGTCGAGGATCACCTTGTCGCCGTGCGCCTTGCGCGCCTTGCGCATGGTGTAGATGTACTCAGCCAAGAGGAACCGTCCGGCAATCTGTAGGTAGTCGTACGCGGCCAGGCCGCGCGGGTCGTCATGCGGCAGCGGGCCGCGGGTTGAGTGCGGCCGCTCCAGCTAAGGCATACGCCCTCCATCTTGCCGCACCCGGGCCCCGGGCCGGAAACCGCACCTGCGCCCGGCACCGCGGAGCACACCGGTTCCGGCCGGACGCAGCCGCCCCGGACACGGGGCGCGGGAGCTGGACGGCGCCGGGGCCGCGGAGGCCGCAGCCCGGCTTCCGCGGCCGCCTCAGCCGCGGCGACGCACGATCCGGAGCGTGGTCACTCCCACGGCCAGCAGCGCGATGGCCACGGCGGCGAACAAGCGGGTGCCCCCGCCACCACCGGTCTCCGCCAGGTCACCGTCCGACGCCGGGACACTGCCACCCCCCACCGTCGCGGGCCGCTCGACCGTGGCGGGCGCGTTCTGCCGGGTCACCCCGCCACCGGCGGCGGCGGTCGTGCAGTCGAGAACCCCGCTGAACGTCTTCCGGTACCCGTGCGGTCCGCGCACCGGGATCCGGTACGGCTGGTCCTCCGCCACCGGGACCGTGACGGTGCCGTGCTCGCCGCCCGCGATGTCCTCACGCTGCTTGCCGACCCGCAGCGGGAAGGAGGAGTCGCCACCGTTGGAGACGGTGATGTCCACCCCGGAGTCGGCACAGTTCTCCCTCGCCGTGGCGGCGGGAGCAGGCCCGCGCTCGGCCCAGTTGACCGTGGCGGTGGCGGAGACGGTGGACTGGCTCGACCCGGCCAGGATCTGCGCCTGCCCCCGGCCCCGCTCACCGGAGCCGGTGAACACCCGGCCCAGCGGCACCTTCGTGGCGACCTGCGCGGTCAGCGACCCCTTACCGGCCTCCACCCCCTCGGGCAGCTCGAAGTAGAGCTTCGTCCCGTTGCGCGCCGTACGGACCCGCTTCCCTTCCCGGTCGACGATCCGCATCCCCTGGGAGGCGGCATGCGGTCCGGGCGCCACGCTCACCGCGGCGGCGTTCGTGCGCACGGTCACCGGGCCGGGACGCTCGTCGGCGCGGCCGGAGACCTCCGCCCTGTCGAACGTGAGGGACGCGCCCGGCTCGGACATCGACCGGGCCTTGTCCACGAGATGGTCGGCGAGCTGCTGGGCGGCGGGGTCGGTGGCGGTGATGTGGGGCGGCTCCGGGGGCCCCTCCCCCCTCCCCCCGCCCCTCGAAGTCCCGCTCGCGCCGCTTTCGGCCAGCCGCCAGATCGCGACCTGGGTGCCCGCCGCCGCGGTCTGCGGGGTGAGCCGCTCGGCCCCCGCCGACTTCGCCAGCGCCTGGAGATCGTTGCGTCGCGGATAGGAGTGCTCGACTGTCCAGCGGATCTTCCCGGAGTTGCGATTGCCGGACAGCGACGAGGTCTGCCACTCCCCCTCCGCGTAACGCGACTGCTCCTGTGCCGGGTTGAGCACGTCGAGTCCGTATGTCTGCAGCGTGCCGCCCCCGTCGACGGACATCTCGAAGAGCCCGGCACCGACCGTCTGCCTCTCTCCCTCGGCGGCGACGACCGCCCGGCCGTGCGTGCGGAGGCCGTCGAGCGTGGCCACCGCTCCGCTGTGCTGCTCGGGCCCTCCGTCGGCGAACGCCCCACCCGCGTCGTTTCCGGTGGTGGCCCTGGCCGGAGCCGCGGCCGCCGGGCCGACGGCACCCGCCGTGCCTGTCGCGCACAGCGCGGTGGCCGCCGCGACGACGGTGAGCCGACGGGCCGCACGCGCCCGTACAGAAGTCATGGTCTTCCCCTCTTGGCGGACTCTCCCCCGGTCGCGTCGTCCGCGAGCCGCCGGTCCACCGCAAAGCTCTGAACCCCCTGGTCAGTACGCGTGGGATGGTAAGGAGCAAAACGCCACGGGATCCCCACGATTCACGGTGGCCACACATTCCGACTCGGAATCGTTATCGCCGAATCCGACGGACCGGGACGATCACGACGCGCCGCGCTGACCTGGAACGCCGTCCTCCGCCAGCGCTCCGGGCAGGAGTTCACCCTCTGGTACGGCCTCCTCCGGCACGGATTCGGAACCCGGCGTGCCGACCCCGTCACCCGGCGCCCCGAAGGGCGGTGGTCCTGCCGCAGCCACCGGGGGCCAGGCCGGGGCGGGGCCACGGGTGAGCTCCGGGTTCGCGCGAGACGCCCGCACGAACGCCGAGGTGCCGCGCGTCAGATCGTGCCCCACCGTCGCCGCGAGCAACTCGGCCGACAGATACCGGCGCCCGTCCCGCTCGCCCTCCACGACGCGCAACTGACCCCGGACGATGACGGGTTCACCGCGGGCGACGGACGAGGCGAGATGGCCGGCCAGCCCCCGCCAGGCCCAGACCGTGTAGAAGCTGGTGGAGGCGTCCGCCCAGCGCTGGTGCTGTTTGTCGAACCGCCGGACCGTACTGGCCAGCCGGAACCTGGCGACCGGAAGCCCGGACGGCGAGGTCCAGTGGTCGACCTTCGTCGCCACGTTGCCGGTAACCGTCACATAGGTCTCGTTCATGCGTCTCCCCCTGCTCGCTGCCGATTGCCGCCGGTGCTCCGCCGGGCCCGTCGTCACGAGGACGGCGGCGGTCCGGCGGAGCACCACCGGGTGCCCGAGCGCGGCGGCCCTCGGTGCGACCGCCGTTCCGCGGTCCCGTCGGGGGCCGCCGCAGGCCGGTCGCCCTCGGTGCCGTCGTGCGGGTTCCAGAGTGGGGGGAGAAGGGCGGGCGTGGGGAAAGAGGGATTCAGCTGTGGATTACTCGGAGGTTGTGCACAACTCGGTCACACCGGTGGATGGCCCTGTGGTGTCGGTACCGGCGCCGACACCGGCCCCTCGCCCCCCGGTGTCCGACGCGGCCGAATCACCGGAACCGCCACAACCGGCCGGAGCGCTCCGGTCTCCGTGCTTGAACGGGTCTCGCGGGCCGCCCGCGGAGATTCCCGCTCCGCGGCCGTCCACGCCGCCGGCCGGCCCTCCGGCGGCAGAACCACTCCGGGCTCCGACGACCGCAGCGCCCTGCGAACCGATCCAGGCCTCCGCCGGCCGCTCCTCCACGACCGAGTCGACCGCACCGGCGGCGATGGCGTACTGCTCCCGCACCTGGCGGTACCGCAGCAGCTCGGCGGCCACCGGCTCCAGCACCCGCGTCCCTCCGCAGCAGGCCGCCAACTGGCGCAGGTGCCGCTCCTCCGCCAGGCCATAGGTCCGGGCCGGACCCCGCGCGGCGCGGCGACACGCCCAGGCGAGCCCGGGGCCGGCGAGGGTGGCGGCCGCGAGGAGAACGCAGGGCAGCAGTGCGGTGCGGTCGAACCCGTGGGCGACGATGGCGACGACAGCCACCCACACGGCTCCGGCCGCCTGGAGGGCGAACAGCAGCCACTGCCCCGCGAATGCGGCGGTGTGCCAGGTAGGACGCGGTACGCGTACCCCGGAACCCGCGGTCCGGTCCGCGTCCGGTGACGGCCCGCCCGTATCCGGGGACGACCCGCCCGCCTCCGGGAACGGACCGGCGATGTCACGCGACGGCCCGGCCAGGTCGCGCACGGGTCCGTCGGATGCCGCGGCCGTCCACCGGGGTGCCCCGTCGAGTGCCGGGGAGGCGGTCGCTCCCCGCATCCCGGAGCCGGCGTCCGGACCGTCCGCAGGAACGTCGGCGCCGCCGTCGGCGCCGAACTGCGGGCCACGCGGGCGGCCGGGGTCGCTCGCGGCGCGGGGGGCCGGAGCGCCGGGGGCGGACTGCTGACCGGGCACGGCCGCTGCGGTGGCGGATGCGGGCTTGGCCGCCTGCGGCGTCTCCGTTCCGTAGGGGAAGTCCGTCAGCGAGGCCGTGATGGCGGCTGTCCGCTGCGCGTCCGGTCCGGCGGAGCAGGCTTCCATGACCTGGTCCAGGGCCTCGGGCAGACCGGCGGCCCCGCGGCGGGCCGACTCGCGGACGGTGTGCGCCCAGGCGTCGGGCAGACCGCTCGCAGCCGCGTCCGCCAGCTCCCGCACGGCCTGGGCGACCACCGGCCGTGCGGCCAGCGGCTGCTGGAGGGTGTCGCGGCGGACGCGGGCACCGGCGGTGGAACCGTCCGGCTGTTCCCCGGCCCCCGCCCCGGCCCACTCGCCGCGCTCCGAAGTCGGCCTGGAGGCGTACCAGCGCAGCGCGCGCACCCAGGGGATGCCGGAGGAGTGCTCTGCCTGCCGCAGCCACGCCCGTTCCGCGGCCTGGCCCGCTGCCGCCGCGCCCACGGCGACGGCGAGCCGGTCCTCGAAGTCCTCGCGGGCGCGCTCGCTCAACCCGACGGGCCCGCCCTCGGCGCCCACTCCCGGCTCGGTGTAGACGGGACGCAGCCGGTCCATGGCGCCGTCCAGATCGGCGGTCAGCCGCAGGACCGCGGCCCGCTGCTGCGCGACGAACTCGCCGAGCTCCTCGCGCAGCACGTCGATGCCCTCGTGTGTCAGTGCCGAGGCGGACAGCACGGCCGCGCCCGGTTCGCCGTGCTCGCCCAGCGCCATGCCGTCCTCGTCCAGCAGCCGCCGCAGGTCGTCCAGCACGGCGTCGACGGAGTCGCGGGTGAGCCGGTCGGTCTGGTTGAGGACGACGAAGGTGACCTCGGCGTGTCCGGCGAGGCGGCGCAGGTAGTCCTCGTGCAGCAGCGCGTCCGCGTACTTCTCCGGGTCCACCACCCACACCACCGCGTCGACCAGCTCCAGCATCCGGTCGACCTGCTCGCGGTGGCCCGGGGCGGCGGAGTCGTGGTCGGGCAGGTCGACGAGGATGAGGCCGCTCAGCGTGCCGTCGTGCGTGCGGTGGCGGGCGTGCTGCGGAATGCCGAGCCTGTCGAGGAGCCCGTCGGGGCTGCCGTCGCTGTAGCGTCCCGCTTCCCAGGTGCAGGCCACCGGTGCGGCAGTGGTGGGGCGGCGCATCCCCACCTCGGAGAGCCGGCCGCCGGTGAGTGCGTTGAACAGCGACGACTTTCCGCTGCCTGTCGCGCCCGCCAGGGCGACGGTCGTGTAGGAGCGGGGCAGCCCCCTGCGGGTGGCCGCCTCGTCCAGCACGGTGCCCGCCTCGGCGAGCACGTCGGCGTCCAGCCGGGTGCGCGACAGCCCGACGAGTTCGCGCAGGGCGCCGAGCCGCTGACGCAGGACGCTCTCCCCCGCGTCGCACCGCGGGTCCCGGCGGATGTCTCGGCGGAGGTCCCGGCCGACGTCCTTCCGGTCGTGCCGGTCGCGCTGCTCGTTCCGGTCGTGCTGCTCGTTCCGGGTGTTCCGGACGGGAGCAGTGTCCGTATTCCGTCGCGTGGCGCTTCCTCCGGCTCCGACGTCGCGGAGTGCACTTCCCGCGAGGTCCTGGGCGCAGCTCCCTTCGGCACGCCGGGTGGAGTCCTCGAGGCCGCCGCGGGGCGCGGCGGCCGCCGTGCCACCGTCCGGTTCCGGGTGCGGCCTGAGCGGCTGCCGGTGCGGGCGCTCCTCGGGCTCGGGGACGGGGGGTTCCGGCCACACGTGCGTGCGGCCGGAGACGTCCTCGGTGGCCGCGCGGGGCGCCTGGGCGGCCGAGGAGGACGGTGTCTCTCGCACAGCAGAAGCCGGCTCCGGCACCGCAGGAGCGGGAGCGGGCTCCGGTACGGCAGGAGGAGCGGGCTCCGGTACAGCCGCTGTGGGCACCCGCTCGGCGTCGGCCGGGTGTGGTTCGGGGGCGGCGCCGGGGTCGGGGGCGGGGGCGGGGTCGGGGGCGCGCGGGGGCTCGGGCCAGGACGTGCCGCGCCAGGGCGGCGTCGCGGCGCATCCCGGGCGGGGGTGTTCCGCTCCGCGGGCCGGGGGCTCCGTCGCCGAGGTGTGGCTGCGGGGGTTGGGAGCCCGCGGGCCGGCCTCCGGTGCGACGGCACGCTCGGGGCGGACGGGAGGGCCGGGCGGCACGGAGGGCTCGGGGCGTGCGACGGGTCGGGACGGCTCGGCGGCTCCGGCCGGCGCCGCACGCCCGGTCGGCTCGGCTGCTCCGGCGGGGTCGGTGCCTCCGACCGGCCGGCCCGGCTCGGTCGCCTGACCCTGCTGGGCCTGCTGGGCCGGGGGCGCAGGCGGGGCGGGCGCGGCGGGAGCGGGGGGCTCGGCCTGCGCGGCAGGCGGGGCGGCGCGCTCCGCGCGTGCCCTGCGGGCGATGACGCCGTCGTCCCATCCGCAATCCGGTGCGGCGGCCCGGGCGTGCGCGTCCTGCGGCTCGTCCTCGCGGTGCGCGGTGCCACTGTCACCCGGCAGGTCGCGGCAGTCGTGACCAGGAGGGTGCTCTGCGGCCGCTGTCTCGGGGGCCAGGACCGCCTGCGCCTGCGCCGCCGGGACAGCCACCGCTTCGCGAGGATCAGGAGCCCCCTGGCGTCCCCGTTCCACCGACCCGCCGACCCCGTCAGACGCACCGGATGAACCGGATCCACCGGCTTCGGCGGCTTCGGCGGGTCCGCCCGGCTCGCATGGCGCGGGTCCTCCAGGTCCGTCCGGGCCTTCCGGCCTGCCCGGTACGCGTCCGCCTTCGGGCGCGCCGTCGAGCGGGGCCTCCGACTGCTGGCGCGGCAGTTCCGCCGCCGCGACCTGGCCGTGGCCCTCGGGTCCGTCCGGGCCGCTCCGCGCGGGGGGCTCCTGGGGCGGCTGCTGTTCGTCCAGGCTCAGCTCCAGTTGCCCTTTGCCGGGCTCGCTGTGCGGGCTGCTCCAGCCGTCGGGCCAACTGCCGGACCAGCGCTCGGGCGGCTCGCCCGCTCCGGGGTTGGTGGCATCGGTGGATGTCACTGCTGTCACCTCTCCATGTGCGCGCTCTGCAGGCCGCGCGCGGCGTTCTCCGTACCGAGCGGTGCGCGCGTGGGCGGGAATTCGCGGGCGGTCACGTCCGTCCTGCTCTGCTCCTGAGGGCCGCCCCGTGCGTCCTCCGGCCGCTGCGGCCGGTGGAGTTCCCGCAACCGGTGCGGCTCGTGGAGCCCGTGCGTTCTGGTGAGCTTGTCCAGCACCGAGAACGCGGCGATCAGTTCCATCTGCGGTTCGGGGCCGGCGTCGAGTTCCGCCAGGGGGACCAGGCGCAGGTCGCGCTCCCCGTCCAGGACGCGCCTCACGCAGTGCTCCAGCAGCTCCGCGCACTGCTCGCGCAGCTCGTGGGCAGCCTCCTCGCCGAGCAGGTCCTCGAGTGCGTCATCGGCGCCCGCGACCCGCACCCCGCCGAGCAGGGAGGCGGCCAGCAGTCCGGCCACGTGCTCGGCGTCCTCCTCGCCGCACGAGGCACGGCCTGCCGCGCGGGTCTCCTCCTCGGCCAGCTCCTCGACGCAGCGGCGCCATCGGCGCACCATCACGCCGATCCGGCCGACGGCCTCGTCGCGTTCGCTCTGGCCGCCGGAGAGGAGCCGGCCGCAGCCCTCCAGACCCGGTACGCCTCGGCGCAGTTCGGCGATCCGTTCGTCGGCGGCGGCGACCGCGCCGGACAGCAGTGCGGTCAGGCCCTCGGCGAAGGCGTCGAACAGTTCTTCGCCGTCGCTGTCGGTGGGGAAGCTGCGCCAGTGCTCGGCGACGTCGCCCGCCAGCAGTTCACCGTCGGCGATGCGGGTGCGCAGCCGCTGTCCGGCGGTCCCGTAGGCGTTCTCGATGTACCGGGTGAGTCGCTCGGCTGCCGCGTGCTGCGCCGCGGAGGAACCGGCCAGGGCCGTGATGCGCGGGCGCAGCGAGGCGAGCGTCCCGTCGGCGGTGCGGCTGGCGGCTGCGTACCGGGCGTCGGCGTCCTGGGCGTGCTCCTCCAGCCAGTCGCGCAGTCCGCTGACGGCGGAGACGGGCAGCAGCCCGGATCCGCCCGCCGATTCGGGCAGTTCCGGGATGGTGAAGCAGGGGATCCTCCCGAGCCCCGCCCGGTCGAGGAGCAGCCCGTACTGCGTCGTGACCTCGGCGGCCATCTGGTGCGGCACCCGGTCGAGGACGGTGGCGAGGGTGACGTCGTACTCCTTGGCGGTGCGCAGCAGGTGCCAGGGGATGGCGTCGCCGTAGCGCGCGGCGGTGGTGACGAGCACCCAGATGTCGGCGGCGCAGACCAGTTCGGCGGCCAGGTCCCGGTTGTGCGCGACGAGGGAGTCGATGTCGGGCGCGTCGAGCAGCGCGAGGCCGGGGGGCAGGCCGCTGTCGGTCTCGACCCGGAGGACGCGCGGCGGCTCGTCCGGGTCGGTGTCCCACTCGTACTCCCACTCCGCACCGGCCGCGGCGTCCCGGCCCGGGCTCCGGCGGGGGTCCCAGTCGGTGGCCCAGGCGCTGTCCCAGTCGGTGGCACGGTCGGCCGGCCGGCCGGCGAACCGGTCGCCGCTCTCCGCGGCACCGGCCGGATCGCCGGAGCTGCCGGGCGTGTCGTGCGGGCCCGGGGCGCCCGGTCCGCCGAAGGCGCCGGGAGCGGCGCCCATGCCGGGCGCGGCGGGCGTCCCGGGCGGGTCCTGCCGGGGGGTCCAGGCCCGGTCCAGGCGGGGCAGCACCCGCTGTCCGACGAACCAGCCCCGGTCGTCCGGATGACAGACCAGCACAGGTGTGCGGGTCGTGGGCCGCAGTACGCCCGCCTCGCTGACCTTGCGCCCCACCAGGGAGTTGACCAGCGTCGACTTGCCCGCCCCGGTCGAACCGCCGATCACCGCGAGGAGCGGCGCCTCGGGGGTGCGTACGCGCGGGACGAGGTAGTCGTCGAGCTGGGCCAGCAGCTCGTCCCGGGACTGCCGGGCGCGCTCGGCGCCCGGCAGCGGGAGAGGAAAGCGCGCGGCTGCGACGCGCTCACGGAGTGCGGTGAGCGCGTCGAGCAGTTCAAGCCGTACGTCCAAGATCGCCACATAGGGCAGAATGCCCAATTTTGCGGCAGTTTTGAAGCTTATCCACGGTTGCGAGCGAGGAAAATGTGTAGTTTCAGTACTGAAAGACCACTTTTGAACCCGTTCACCCCGCATGGCCCACCTGCCACCCAGCCGCCCCCATAACGACTACGCAACACCCGCAACCCACACGGCCAAAACCGCTGCGTGAATCGCACCCGCCTGCGATTATCGGGACCGCTTCACGGAACCTCCACATAGCGTCGCGGCCGTGGAGCGAACAGGACGAGCCGCCAGGCCCCCTATCCTTGACACCGCCGGTCACGGGGGGCGGCGAGCCCGCCCACCCGCGACGGAGGACGGCCCCCGTAGCTCAGTGGATAGAGCAGGCGCCTTCTAAGCGCTTGGCCGCAGGTTCGAGTCCTGCCGGGGGCGCCCGCTCAAGGGCCGGCCGGCGGTCGGCGTCGCAGCCCGCCGGGCCGGCCCCGACCCGGCCCAGCCCGGCGCGCAGGCGGCACAGCTCTCCCACCCTCCTCCCCGCGGGTCGGTCCCTGCCGCACGCATCGGCCTGTCAGGCGGAAAGACATCCAATCCGCCGAACGGATGACACTCCGGTTCCGCATCCGAAAGATCGGCCCCGGCCCAGCCGTGACGGGCCCCGACGTCTCGGGCAACTGACTGAACCACAGGCCGGACGTGAGCGGTCACGACTCGGAGGGCCACTCAAGTGCGTCCGGCGGCGGATCGAGTATGGCATTGCGAGCCGCAAGCGCGAGAGCGCTCTGAGCGCCGAGAGACAGTCCGATCCGGTTCCAGTGGAAGATGACGTGGTAGGCCAAGACCCGGCGGATGCCTCGATCGAGAACGCCTGCCGTTATGCCTTCCTTGAGTGCGTTTCCCGCGTGCCGGAAGGCCGCGGCCCATTCGGCAACCGGGTGCAGAAGGGCCCCTTTGCCGAATACTGGACCGTCCGGGCTCGTGTCGCTGACCAGGAGTTGCCGGATCTGCCGGGTCATTCCCTCAAGGCGGTCTTCGAGGACCTTGCCCGTGGCGGAGCGGTGCTCCTCATTGATGACGCGGTCCCAGACGTCTCCTTGTTCCTGCCACTCCAGGCCCGCGGCCCGCATCATGACCGTGCACAGGAGCACGGACAGTTCACGGCGGCCGAGGGGCACGTCGGTGCGGCCGTCGCGCGACAGGATGTGAT
It encodes the following:
- a CDS encoding globin, yielding MEIPRGSLETQTFYEQVGGEETFRRLVHRFYQGVAEDPLLRPMYPEEDLGPAEERLALFLMQYWGGPRTYSDARGHPRLRMRHAPFTVNRAAHDAWLRHMRDAVDSLELPAPLATKLWDYLVYAAGSLINTAD
- a CDS encoding thioesterase family protein translates to MRHSYRCPLRWSDMDAFGHVNNVVYLRYLEEARIDFLTRAARETDPEAFTGGTVVARHEIDYLRQLVHQADPVTVETWVVKLTAASVTFGYEITDPVSAGGPFVRARTVVVPYNLKEGYPRRLSAAERSFLEGYIDDSHSG
- the ettA gene encoding energy-dependent translational throttle protein EttA, translated to MAEYIYTMRKARKAHGDKVILDDVTLSFLPGAKIGVVGPNGAGKSTVLKIMAGLEQPSNGDAMLSPGYTVGILLQEPPLDESKTVLENVQDGVAETKQQLDRFNQIAEQMATEYTDELMEEMGKLQEKLDHANAWDLDAQLEQAMDALGCPPGDWPVTNLSGGEKRRVALCKLLLEQPDLLLLDEPTNHLDAESVQWLEQHLAKYPGTVVAITHDRYFLDNVAGWIMELDRGRAIGYEGNYSTYLEKKQSRLKVEGQKDAKRQKRLKEELEWVRSNAKGRQAKSRARLTRYEEMAAEAEKTRKLDFEEIQIPPGPRLGNVVVEVENLSKAFGDKVLIDDLSFTLPRNGIVGVIGPNGAGKTTLFKMIQGLEGADSGSIKVGDTVKISYVDQSRANIDAKKTLWAVVSDELDYINVGQVEMPSRAYVSAFGFKGPDQQKPAGVLSGGERNRLNLALTLKQGGNLLLLDEPTNDLDVETLSSLENALLDFPGCAVVVSHDRWFLDRVATHILAYEGESKWFWFEGNFESYEKNKIERLGPDAARPHRATYKKLTRS
- a CDS encoding thioester domain-containing protein; its protein translation is MTSVRARAARRLTVVAAATALCATGTAGAVGPAAAAPARATTGNDAGGAFADGGPEQHSGAVATLDGLRTHGRAVVAAEGERQTVGAGLFEMSVDGGGTLQTYGLDVLNPAQEQSRYAEGEWQTSSLSGNRNSGKIRWTVEHSYPRRNDLQALAKSAGAERLTPQTAAAGTQVAIWRLAESGASGTSRGGGRGEGPPEPPHITATDPAAQQLADHLVDKARSMSEPGASLTFDRAEVSGRADERPGPVTVRTNAAAVSVAPGPHAASQGMRIVDREGKRVRTARNGTKLYFELPEGVEAGKGSLTAQVATKVPLGRVFTGSGERGRGQAQILAGSSQSTVSATATVNWAERGPAPAATARENCADSGVDITVSNGGDSSFPLRVGKQREDIAGGEHGTVTVPVAEDQPYRIPVRGPHGYRKTFSGVLDCTTAAAGGGVTRQNAPATVERPATVGGGSVPASDGDLAETGGGGGTRLFAAVAIALLAVGVTTLRIVRRRG
- a CDS encoding single-stranded DNA-binding protein; its protein translation is MNETYVTVTGNVATKVDHWTSPSGLPVARFRLASTVRRFDKQHQRWADASTSFYTVWAWRGLAGHLASSVARGEPVIVRGQLRVVEGERDGRRYLSAELLAATVGHDLTRGTSAFVRASRANPELTRGPAPAWPPVAAAGPPPFGAPGDGVGTPGSESVPEEAVPEGELLPGALAEDGVPGQRGAS